A window from Bufo bufo chromosome 1, aBufBuf1.1, whole genome shotgun sequence encodes these proteins:
- the LOC120990690 gene encoding histone H2A type 1-like yields the protein MSGRGKQGGKVRAKAKTRSSRAGLQFPVGRVHRLLRKGNYAQRVGAGAPVYLAAVLEYLTAEILELAGNAARDNKKTRIIPRHLQLAVRNDEELNKLLGGVTIAQGGVLPNIQAVLLPKKTESTKSAKSK from the coding sequence ATGTCTGGACGCGGCAAACAAGGAGGCAAAGTCCGGGCTAAGGCCAAGACCCGCTCCTCCCGGGCAGGGCTCCAGTTCCCGGTCGGCCGAGTGCACAGGCTCCTCCGCAAGGGCAACTACGCCCAGAGGGTGGGCGCCGGCGCTCCCGTCTACTTGGCCGCTGTGCTCGAGTATCTCACCGCCGAGATCCTGGAGCTGGCCGGCAATGCCGCCCGCGACAACAAGAAGACCCGCATCATCCCCCGCCACCTGCAGCTGGCCGTGCGCAACGACGAGGAGCTCAACAAGCTGCTGGGCGGCGTCACCATCGCCCAGGGAGGCGTCCTGCCCAACATCCAGGCCGTGTTGCTGCCCAAGAAGACCGAGAGCACCAAGTCGGCCAAGAGCAAGTGA